In Clostridium sp. SY8519, one genomic interval encodes:
- a CDS encoding SEC-C metal-binding domain-containing protein, whose protein sequence is MGLLQEWQAIAFNEKADRTALQDFWNRYFQLEKGVYEKLLSNPDEIVEGTVKELADRFDLDVMAMVGFLDGIDESLKTPNDLEDLTEDSRVSLEFDKEKLYKNMVDAKADWLYELPQWKEIFSEEKRSELYREQKQAGIIRKAPKVYPNDPCPCGSGKKYKKCCGRNK, encoded by the coding sequence ATGGGATTATTACAGGAGTGGCAGGCAATTGCCTTTAATGAGAAAGCAGATAGAACAGCGCTTCAGGATTTCTGGAACCGTTATTTCCAGCTGGAGAAGGGTGTATATGAAAAGCTTCTGTCCAATCCGGATGAGATTGTAGAAGGAACGGTAAAAGAGCTGGCAGATCGTTTTGACCTGGATGTGATGGCGATGGTAGGGTTCCTGGACGGCATTGACGAGAGTCTGAAGACGCCCAATGACCTGGAAGACCTGACGGAAGATTCCCGGGTCAGCCTGGAATTTGACAAGGAAAAACTTTATAAAAATATGGTAGATGCCAAAGCAGACTGGCTGTATGAACTGCCGCAGTGGAAGGAGATCTTTTCTGAGGAAAAGCGTTCCGAACTGTATCGGGAGCAGAAACAGGCAGGCATCATCCGCAAGGCGCCGAAAGTATACCCAAATGATCCGTGTCCCTGCGGCAGCGGTAAAAAATACAAAAAATGCTGCGGCAGAAACAAGTGA